One part of the Eriocheir sinensis breed Jianghai 21 chromosome 6, ASM2467909v1, whole genome shotgun sequence genome encodes these proteins:
- the LOC126990113 gene encoding uncharacterized protein LOC126990113 isoform X2, whose translation MKKFEPTHWYLEIAVEHEDVKDMSAEMLQVFMRDAVLKMFGESAASLPIDVLAFHPHLHQAVIRVPSENYSRVRGALTVSGKDGAMGFSVCRASPCLIALAGPQRTIA comes from the exons ATGAAGAAATTCGAGCCGACACACTGGTACTTGGAGATTGCAGT AGAGCATGAGGACGTAAAGGACATGTCAGCAGAAATGTTACAAGTCTTCATGCGAGATGCTGTGTTGAAGATGTTTGGTGAG aGTGCCGCCAGCTTGCCCATTGATGTCCTAGCCTTCCACCCACATCTCCACCAAGCAGTGATACGCGTGCCCAGCGAGAATTACAGTCGAGTGCGAGGGGCCCTGACTGTGAGTGGCAAAGACGGTGCTATGGGCTTCTCTGTTTGCCGAGCGTCACCTTGCCTCATAGCACTGGCCGGACCACAACGAACTATTGCTTGA
- the LOC126990113 gene encoding putative nuclease HARBI1 isoform X1 — translation MAAYRHLLREVAHLGEWEDLAIRRRTRKFKTRRDPLEIYSEEEFLQRYRLSKQATVDLLSKIQHLLPKSASKRGLAIPPHLQLLVTLRYYVTGSLQLDMGDCCDMSQPSVSTCVKTVTSAICQLAVDYIKFPSPAEEQDAMQQFAQISVMPGVIGCVGGIHIPIISPGGQDAELYRCREGFFSLNVMGVCNSSMLFTNLVVNWPGSVHDAHIFSESALCAALERGQYRGYLLGDSEYPCKNYLLTPIQVPKTVKEEHYNESHIKTRNLIEKTFGIWKKRFGLLSTPMRTALSTSKKIVTACAILHNIAILNKLPIDMPEEELEQNNINIIAGDDGGPGDACRAIIIERFF, via the exons ATGGCAGCCTACAGACACCTTCTTCGTGAAGTGGCTCATTTGGGAGAATGGGAAGACCTGGCCATCAGGAGGCGAACCCGTAAGTTCAAGACCCGTAGGGATCCCTTGGAAATTTACTCTGAAGAGGAGTTCCTCCAACGCTATCGACTCTCCAAGCAAGCCACCGTGGATCTCTTGTCAAAAATCCAGCACCTATTGCCAAAGTCAGCCAGTAAAAGAG GGCTTGCAATCCCACCACATCTTCAGCTGTTGGTAACCCTGCGCTACTATGTCACTGGGAGTTTGCAGCTTGACATGGGGGACTGCTGTGATATGTCACAGCCCAGTGTTTCTACCTGTGTTAAGACTGTGACCAGTGCAATCTGCCAGCTAGCAGTGGACTACATAAAGTTCCCCAGTCCTGCTGAAGAACAGGATGCCATGCAACAGTTTGCTCAGATATCTGTCATGCCTGGAGTTATTGGATGTGTGGGTGGCATACACATCCCTATCATAAGTCCAGGCGGACAAGATGCAGAACTATACCGCTGCAGGGAAGGCTTCTTTTCATTGAATGTGATGGGTGTATGTAACTCATCCATGCTCTTCACGAATCTGGTTGTCAACTGGCCGGGTAGTGTTCATGATGCCCACATCTTCAGTGAATCTGCTTTGTGTGCTGCCCTGGAGAGAGGGCAGTATAGAGGATACTTGTTGGGGGATTCAGAATACCCATGTAAAAACTACCTTCTCACTCCCATTCAAGTTCCTAAAACTGTCAAGGAAGAACATTACAATGAGTCTCACATCAAAACGAGAAATTTAATTGAGAAAACATTTGGAATTTGGAAGAAAAGGTTTGGTCTCCTTTCAACACCTATGAGAACAGCACTCTCAACTTCCAAGAAAATTGTGACAGCATGTGCCATCCTGCACAATATTGCCATCCTTAACAAGCTCCCCATTGACATGCCGGAGGAAGAACTTgaacaaaacaacatcaacatAATTGCTGGAGATGATGGAGGCCCTGGAGATGCATGCAGAGCTATAATTATAGAGAGATTTTTTTAA